The DNA region CGACCGGCGCGTTCGTCGTCGTCGGCGACGGCGAAGTGACCGTCACCGAGGACGGTAACGTCGGGGCCCAACTCGGCGCGGACGACAAGTTGGTGTTCCGTTCGTACGAGGGCGAACGCTCCGAGGACGACAGGGAGCAGGAGCGACTCGTCTCCGAAGGGACGGCCGCCGCCGAGGTGCACGTGATGCAGCGAGACGGCGAGACGGTGAGCGACGTCGTCTCGTACGCCGACGGCACGACCGTCGAGACGGCCGAACAGAGCGAGAACGCCGTCCGAATGACCGTCGACCGAAGCAGCGATGAGGGGACGGTGCTGCTCACGAGCGTCTCCGAGACCGCCGAAAACGTCTCGGTGACCGTCGACGGCGAGGCGGCCGCGGAGGCCTCCTCGTACGGCGAACTCGAGAGTGCCGCCAACGGCGGTGACAGCTCCGCCTACATGGTGTCGGAGGGGAGCGCCGACGCGAGCGCCGACGTACTCGTCGCGGTGAATCACTTCTCCGAGCGGGAGATCGCAGTCGACGGTAGCGACGAGGGGACGACCGACGACGGTAGCGGCGAGGAGACGACCGACGGCGATAGCAGCGGCGAGGAGACGACCGACGGGGAATCGACCGACAACGAGACGGGCGACGACGGCGACGCCACGACTTCGTCGACGGAGATGCCCGGCTTCGGCGTCGGTGCGGGACTGCTCGCCGTCGTACTGAGCGCGTTCGCGCTCGTTCGACGGGCGTAAAACGGAGGACGGGCGAAGAGACGGAGGTGCGTCGTCGGCCGACGACGTCGTTCGTCGGCGCCTACGACCGCCGTAACCGCTAATTCGGTGGCGTGGGATAGTTCGGTATGCACGTCGCCATCCTCGGTGCCTACGGGAGCGCGGGCGTCGCTGCCGCCGAACGCCTCGCCGACGCGGACGAAGTCGACCGCCTGACGCTTCTCGACGGCGGCGACCCGGGAGGCGGACTCTGTATCCTCCGCGGCTGTATGCCCTCGAAGGAGGTGCTGTCGGCGGCCGAACATCGCTACCACGCCCGCCACGACGAACGCCTCGTCGGCGAACCACCGGAACTCGACCTCGACCGAGTGGTCTCGGCGAAAGACGCGCACATCCACAACTTCGCCGAGCACCGCCGGAACGCCGTCCACGCGCTGGCGACCCACGACGGCGTCGAGTTCGTCGGCGAGAACGCTCGCTTCGCCGGCGCGCGGACACTCGCCGTCGGCGACCGGGAACTGACGCCCGACTACGTCGTCGTCGCCACCGGGTCGACGGTGAACGTCCCCGACACGCCCGGACTCGACGAGGTGCCGTACTCGACGAGCGCCGACGTACTCGACGCCACCGAGTTCGGCGACTCGGGTGTCGTGATGGGGTTCGGCTACGTCGGCGTCGAACTCGCCGCGTACCTCTCGGAAGCAGGTGTGGACCTCACCGTCGTCGAGCACGACGACAGACCGCTCGACGAAGCCGACCCGGAGTTCGGCGACGACCTGCTGGCGCTCTACCGCGAGGAGTTCGGCATCGACGTGCGGACGAACGTGAGCGAACAGCGCGTCGAGCGGACCGACGAGGGCGGCGTTCGGCTGTATCTCACCGGCGGGAGCGACGAGGAACTCGTCGAAGCCGACCAGTTGTTTCTCTTTACGGGACGGCGACCCAACGTCGACGGGCTGAATCTGGAAGCGGCGGGACTGCAGGCCGAGAAAGGGTGGGTCGACGAGACGATGCAGGCGCGAGACGACGACCGGCTGTTCGTCGTCGGCGACGTGAACGGACACGAACCCATCCTCCACGTCGCCAAGGAACAGGGCTTTCTCGCCGCCGACAACGTACTGGCGCACGCGGCCGGTGAGGAACTCGAACCGTACGAGAACGTCCACCACCACGTCATCTTCTCGGGGGCGGCGGTGTACCCGTACGTCCGCGTCGGACACTCCGAGCGGTCGGCCGACGATGCAGGGTTGAACTACGTCAGCGTCTCGCGGGAGGCCAGCGACGACGGCGTGTTCAAGACGAAGTACGCGACGCGGGGACGGGCGAAACTCGTCGTTGACGCCGACGAGGGCACAGTATTGGGTTACCAGGGCTTACACTACCACGCCGACGTGATGGCGAAGACGATGCAGGTCGTCGTCGAACGCGGGATGCGCGTCGACGAGATCCCGGACCGCGCGTACCACCCGACGACGCCCGAGATAATCGACGGCCTACTCCGGGCGGCGAAGTCGGAACTCCGCTGAATCCCTCGTTGACGGCGAAATCCCTTGCTTGGGACTCTGTATCACGTGTTCTCGAAGTTACAATAATTGGGGCGCATGAATAGCCAAATACAAATGCGCCAGCCGCATATGGGGCGAGTACATGGCATCACTGTCGTTCGAACCACTGGCGTACGACGACATACCCGATGACGAGCGCCCCTCGCTCGGACAGGCGCTCGTCCCGGTCGTCGGCATGCTGTTGTTTCTGAGCGTAGGTGCGATCTGGCTCGAACTGGACGCGCACGTGCCGCTTCTGTGGGGTATCGTCCTGACCGGTCTCGTCGGCCGGTTCTGGTACGGTCTCTCCTGGCAGCGGATGTACGAGGGAATCGTCGACGGACTCCGCATGGGCATGCAGGCGATTCTCATCCTGTTTATCATCTACATGCTCATCGCGACGTGGACCGACGCCGGGACGATCCCGGGGCTCATCTACTACGGACTCGAACTGCTGTCGCCGGACATCTTCCTGCCCGTGACGGCGCTTCTTGCGACGGGCGTCGCCTTCGCCGTCGGTTCGTCGTGGACGACGGCCGGTACGCTCGGGGTGGCGTTCATCGGCATCGGCTCCGGGCTCGGCGTCCCGGAAGCGATGACCGCGGGTGCGGTGCTCACCGGGTCGTACACCGGGGACAAGATCTCGCCGCTGTCGGACACGACGAACCTCGCGTCGGCGGTGACGAACACCGACCTCTACACCCACATCCGGACGATGCGTGTCGGGACGGGCATCGCACTACTCATCTCACTCGTCCTCTACAGCTATCTCGGCCTCTCGGCGACGGGGTCGATTCCCGCCGGGCGCGTCGGCGAGATTCAAAGCGCCATCGTCGGCGCGTACTCGGTGAACCCCGTCGTCTTCCTCCCGCTCGTGGTGACGTTCGGCCTCGCGCTGTACGGATTCCCGGCGCTCCCGTCGCTGACGGCGGGCGTCTTTGCCGGGGCGTTCACGAGCATGGTCGCGCAGGGTC from Haloprofundus halobius includes:
- a CDS encoding PGF-CTERM sorting domain-containing protein translates to MRRVAAVVAVLVVLSTAAPAVSGQSGGAESDAYAGANVSFETNGSAIADYAVGGDTVLESVVVQSQSEAKRDVGVGADTSLSTVSSVDWSALSMESKTETSASVEAESGASLDAHDNEHGILVVDAGEEEGQFVHANVSDDADADAEGDRVVVTTANGTTGAFVVVGDGEVTVTEDGNVGAQLGADDKLVFRSYEGERSEDDREQERLVSEGTAAAEVHVMQRDGETVSDVVSYADGTTVETAEQSENAVRMTVDRSSDEGTVLLTSVSETAENVSVTVDGEAAAEASSYGELESAANGGDSSAYMVSEGSADASADVLVAVNHFSEREIAVDGSDEGTTDDGSGEETTDGDSSGEETTDGESTDNETGDDGDATTSSTEMPGFGVGAGLLAVVLSAFALVRRA
- a CDS encoding dihydrolipoyl dehydrogenase family protein gives rise to the protein MHVAILGAYGSAGVAAAERLADADEVDRLTLLDGGDPGGGLCILRGCMPSKEVLSAAEHRYHARHDERLVGEPPELDLDRVVSAKDAHIHNFAEHRRNAVHALATHDGVEFVGENARFAGARTLAVGDRELTPDYVVVATGSTVNVPDTPGLDEVPYSTSADVLDATEFGDSGVVMGFGYVGVELAAYLSEAGVDLTVVEHDDRPLDEADPEFGDDLLALYREEFGIDVRTNVSEQRVERTDEGGVRLYLTGGSDEELVEADQLFLFTGRRPNVDGLNLEAAGLQAEKGWVDETMQARDDDRLFVVGDVNGHEPILHVAKEQGFLAADNVLAHAAGEELEPYENVHHHVIFSGAAVYPYVRVGHSERSADDAGLNYVSVSREASDDGVFKTKYATRGRAKLVVDADEGTVLGYQGLHYHADVMAKTMQVVVERGMRVDEIPDRAYHPTTPEIIDGLLRAAKSELR
- the nhaC gene encoding Na+/H+ antiporter NhaC — its product is MASLSFEPLAYDDIPDDERPSLGQALVPVVGMLLFLSVGAIWLELDAHVPLLWGIVLTGLVGRFWYGLSWQRMYEGIVDGLRMGMQAILILFIIYMLIATWTDAGTIPGLIYYGLELLSPDIFLPVTALLATGVAFAVGSSWTTAGTLGVAFIGIGSGLGVPEAMTAGAVLTGSYTGDKISPLSDTTNLASAVTNTDLYTHIRTMRVGTGIALLISLVLYSYLGLSATGSIPAGRVGEIQSAIVGAYSVNPVVFLPLVVTFGLALYGFPALPSLTAGVFAGAFTSMVAQGRLSVEGFIHVWDVAQNGTAPETNVDLVNSLLETGGLIGSSWTITIVVAALALGGLLERTGVLAVLAYHLSNGLHSVAGITAGTAVSAFGMNVLAAEQYMSIVVPGMSLRGIYEEKGLDSRNLSRAVEAAGTTTSALIPWNAGGVYMAGVLGVPTLEYAPYYFLGLISPLVLLFMGVTGWRITYQGEETTAGIRGAVESIGDD